A single window of Rubripirellula lacrimiformis DNA harbors:
- a CDS encoding IS110 family RNA-guided transposase, translating to MSRKKRKNKQGVSGNKKPLQLRGTTAKPRSSRRVGLPVDNAPPPIESLKQVNVNAAGIDIAANVHFVAVPKDRDSENPVRSFGAFTADLDAIADWLADCRIETVAMESTGVYWIPLFEVLERRGFEVILVEPSQVKKFRRKTDVLDSQWIQTLHTFGLLTGSFRPADRIIVLRSYMRQREMLVKSSAQHIQHMQKAMEQMNLKLTEVISDILGATGTAIIDAILAGERDPHQLAKLRNERCKNDEATIALALQGNWRDEHLFSLRQAVDLYRYYHKKIVEVDLEIEAYMRQFDDHSDGQPLAKPPRAKQRSKTTNEPKFDTRTILYQMLGVDLTSIDGIGAHSALQIVSEIGTDVNAFPTEKHFVSWLSLCPEANKSGGKKQKKGKSPTHRSSNRVAQTFRVCAQTLIQSKCALGAFGRRLRGRDGAASAITAIARKLAIIVYTMIQTGRPYKDVGAEAYNSRFQDKLVASLRRRAIELGYDLQPNLAV from the coding sequence ATGTCACGCAAGAAACGCAAAAACAAGCAAGGTGTCAGCGGCAACAAGAAGCCTCTCCAGCTTCGCGGAACGACAGCAAAACCGCGATCTAGTCGACGTGTTGGCCTGCCTGTCGACAACGCGCCACCGCCGATTGAATCGCTCAAGCAAGTCAACGTGAATGCGGCGGGTATCGACATCGCAGCGAATGTCCACTTCGTTGCCGTACCCAAAGATCGTGACTCGGAGAATCCGGTCCGCAGCTTTGGAGCTTTCACCGCGGATCTCGATGCGATTGCCGATTGGCTTGCCGACTGTCGAATCGAAACAGTCGCGATGGAATCCACCGGCGTCTACTGGATCCCGCTGTTCGAAGTCCTCGAGCGGCGCGGATTTGAAGTGATCTTGGTCGAGCCGAGTCAAGTCAAGAAGTTTCGTCGCAAGACCGACGTTCTGGATAGCCAATGGATTCAAACGTTGCACACGTTCGGACTGCTCACTGGATCGTTTCGGCCCGCAGATCGTATCATCGTCCTGCGCAGCTACATGCGGCAACGTGAGATGCTCGTCAAGAGTTCCGCTCAGCACATCCAGCATATGCAGAAAGCAATGGAACAGATGAACTTGAAGCTCACCGAAGTGATTAGCGACATTCTCGGTGCGACGGGTACAGCGATTATCGACGCCATTCTGGCAGGCGAACGTGATCCGCATCAGCTTGCCAAACTGCGAAACGAAAGATGCAAGAACGACGAAGCGACGATTGCCTTGGCGCTGCAGGGCAACTGGCGAGACGAGCACCTCTTCTCATTACGCCAAGCCGTGGACTTGTATCGTTACTATCACAAGAAGATCGTCGAAGTCGATCTTGAAATCGAAGCGTACATGCGACAATTCGATGACCATTCGGACGGGCAACCATTGGCCAAACCGCCTCGCGCCAAACAGCGTAGCAAGACAACGAACGAACCGAAGTTTGACACTCGCACGATCCTTTACCAAATGCTGGGTGTCGACCTGACCAGCATCGATGGCATTGGCGCTCATTCGGCTCTTCAGATCGTTTCGGAGATTGGGACTGATGTGAATGCGTTCCCGACGGAGAAGCATTTCGTTAGTTGGCTGAGTCTTTGCCCAGAAGCCAACAAGTCAGGTGGCAAGAAGCAGAAGAAAGGCAAAAGCCCGACCCATCGCAGTAGCAATCGAGTCGCGCAAACATTTCGCGTTTGTGCACAGACCTTGATTCAATCGAAGTGCGCGTTAGGCGCCTTCGGCCGGCGACTGCGCGGTCGCGACGGCGCAGCCAGTGCAATCACAGCTATCGCTCGCAAATTGGCAATCATTGTCTACACGATGATCCAGACAGGCAGGCCGTATAAAGACGTCGGAGCGGAGGCTTACAATAGTCGATTTCAGGACAAACTGGTGGCAAGCCTGCGTCGCCGAGCCATTGAATTAGGCTACGACCTGCAGCCGAACCTGGCGGTTTAG
- a CDS encoding CDP-alcohol phosphatidyltransferase family protein, giving the protein MSKTARCKAKSDGLVSTIQYWQMKQHHIRAYAVHCLTASGIVPAAFAVMEIASLDCDPRIVFIWLLLATLIDAIDGPLARRFHVKRYASSIDGRTIDDLLDYLTFAFIPLLLVWRMGWMPIGFGWTVVFAMAASLFGFAHVDAKDEANGFFRGFPSFWNAYAVYAGIFSTLVSPWLTAITLWTLAGLTVAPIWMIYPNLAPNKWKRVVMGGAVLWTLSMLALLWDFPHPPIPLLVLSMTYPTFYAVLSWHLRRSSV; this is encoded by the coding sequence TTGTCCAAGACCGCTCGTTGCAAAGCCAAATCGGATGGGTTGGTATCGACGATTCAATATTGGCAAATGAAGCAGCATCACATCCGCGCCTATGCCGTTCACTGCTTGACCGCGTCCGGGATCGTTCCCGCGGCCTTCGCGGTGATGGAGATTGCCAGTTTGGACTGCGATCCCCGAATCGTTTTCATTTGGCTATTGCTTGCGACGTTGATCGATGCCATCGACGGCCCGTTGGCGCGACGCTTTCACGTCAAGCGATATGCTTCCAGCATCGACGGGCGGACGATCGACGACTTGCTGGATTATCTGACATTCGCCTTCATCCCGTTGTTGCTGGTTTGGCGGATGGGCTGGATGCCGATTGGTTTCGGATGGACGGTGGTGTTCGCAATGGCAGCCAGTTTATTCGGTTTTGCCCACGTGGATGCAAAGGATGAAGCGAATGGGTTTTTTCGTGGCTTTCCGTCCTTCTGGAACGCCTACGCGGTCTACGCCGGAATCTTCTCGACACTAGTTTCGCCATGGTTGACCGCGATCACCCTGTGGACCTTGGCGGGGTTGACCGTTGCACCGATATGGATGATCTACCCGAACTTGGCGCCCAACAAGTGGAAACGCGTTGTCATGGGGGGAGCCGTTCTGTGGACCCTGTCAATGTTGGCGTTGCTGTGGGATTTTCCCCACCCGCCTATTCCCCTGTTGGTGCTTTCGATGACCTACCCCACCTTTTATGCAGTGTTGTCATGGCATCTGCGACGATCGTCCGTTTAG
- a CDS encoding site-specific integrase encodes MPKSNPQTPANPRGRYFPAELRQRLSEDLHLTGKAKRTHDGYIRAVRQLSDFAKCSPDKVTETQLRQFFLHLKNDREFANGSLRVALSGVKFFFTFTCKRDWEIFAMLKLQNAKTLPVVLTIEQVHRIMQITKTQRLLVFFWTVYTMGLRLNEALSLQVGDIDAARGFAHIHRGKGAKDRLLPLPPSTLKLLRSYWCTHQHPSLLFPGNRRGHSLAKHGISTAKNPMSEKTVQEAIAKITGTMNLGKKVTLHTLRHCYATHLLEAGVGLKALQKLMGHSSLQSTMIYLHLTDTAEANSREVINMMFGKSPGEDDGNDAGAKAKLK; translated from the coding sequence ATGCCCAAGTCTAACCCCCAGACTCCTGCAAATCCACGCGGTCGTTACTTTCCTGCCGAACTTCGCCAGCGTCTTTCCGAGGACCTGCATCTTACCGGAAAGGCGAAACGCACTCACGATGGCTACATCCGTGCCGTCCGGCAACTGTCCGACTTTGCGAAGTGCAGTCCCGACAAGGTCACCGAAACGCAACTCCGCCAGTTCTTTCTACACCTCAAGAATGATCGCGAGTTCGCCAATGGGTCGCTTCGGGTCGCACTCTCGGGCGTGAAGTTCTTCTTCACCTTCACCTGCAAACGCGACTGGGAGATCTTCGCGATGCTCAAGCTGCAGAACGCCAAAACGCTGCCAGTCGTACTGACCATCGAGCAGGTCCACCGCATCATGCAGATCACCAAGACTCAACGCCTGCTTGTCTTCTTTTGGACCGTTTACACCATGGGACTGCGGCTCAACGAAGCCTTGAGCTTGCAGGTTGGTGACATCGATGCCGCTCGCGGGTTCGCTCACATCCATCGCGGGAAAGGAGCCAAAGATCGCTTACTGCCGCTGCCACCTTCAACGCTGAAGTTGTTGCGAAGCTATTGGTGCACGCACCAGCATCCGTCGTTGCTGTTCCCCGGCAATCGACGCGGGCACTCACTGGCCAAGCACGGGATCAGCACGGCCAAGAACCCGATGTCTGAAAAGACCGTTCAGGAAGCCATCGCCAAGATCACCGGAACGATGAACCTGGGCAAGAAAGTCACGCTGCACACGCTCCGGCATTGTTACGCGACGCACCTACTCGAAGCGGGCGTCGGATTGAAGGCCCTCCAGAAACTGATGGGGCACTCTTCGCTACAGTCCACCATGATCTACCTGCACTTGACCGACACCGCCGAGGCCAACTCGCGCGAGGTCATTAACATGATGTTCGGCAAATCGCCCGGAGAAGACGACGGCAACGATGCCGGTGCGAAAGCTAAGTTGAAGTAG
- a CDS encoding mechanosensitive ion channel family protein — MQNESSEAIDTQQATAMATNTVADGANVVGAANDVAKDAATAAANQSGKSSSKASDEAVQLINDWQDISLLQIAVIVVGVLVTIAIIRRLLPFLAERGPSQLRLYLLAAVPIIRLLLMTLAVVWIIPIVFNVTFQNFLVIAGGASVAIGFAFKDYVSSLIAGLVAVFERPYRPGDWVRIHGDYGEVQSVGLRAITIRTPADDIVTVPHLYMWQNNVSNSNDGARTLMCIADFYVHPDHDAAALRGALRDVVMTSAYLEYDKPVLVVMSEEPWGSHYKVKAYPFDMRDQFMFITDLSVRGKEAIAEIGATEVTSPYTAIEKTDSPPSMTF; from the coding sequence ATGCAAAACGAATCTTCCGAAGCGATCGACACGCAACAAGCAACCGCTATGGCGACGAACACTGTCGCCGACGGGGCCAATGTCGTCGGTGCAGCGAATGATGTTGCGAAAGATGCCGCCACCGCCGCAGCCAACCAATCCGGCAAATCTTCCTCGAAGGCATCCGACGAAGCGGTACAACTGATCAACGATTGGCAAGACATCAGTTTGTTGCAGATCGCGGTGATTGTCGTTGGTGTCCTGGTTACGATCGCGATCATCCGTCGCTTGCTACCGTTTCTTGCCGAGCGTGGTCCCAGCCAACTACGGCTGTACTTGCTGGCTGCGGTGCCAATCATTCGGCTGCTGTTAATGACGTTGGCGGTGGTCTGGATCATTCCCATTGTCTTCAACGTCACATTTCAGAACTTCCTGGTGATCGCGGGCGGAGCGAGTGTCGCGATCGGCTTTGCGTTCAAAGATTACGTTAGCAGTCTGATCGCGGGTTTGGTGGCAGTGTTCGAGCGACCTTACCGCCCGGGTGATTGGGTCCGGATCCATGGCGACTATGGCGAAGTGCAGTCCGTCGGGCTTCGAGCGATCACGATACGGACACCTGCGGACGACATCGTGACGGTGCCTCATTTGTACATGTGGCAAAACAATGTATCGAACAGCAACGACGGTGCGCGCACGCTGATGTGCATCGCCGACTTCTACGTTCATCCGGATCACGATGCTGCCGCCTTGCGTGGTGCGCTACGAGATGTCGTGATGACCAGCGCGTACCTGGAGTACGACAAGCCAGTATTGGTGGTCATGAGCGAGGAACCATGGGGATCCCATTACAAGGTCAAGGCGTACCCATTCGACATGCGTGACCAATTCATGTTCATCACCGATCTATCAGTACGCGGCAAAGAAGCGATCGCCGAAATAGGTGCGACCGAAGTAACATCGCCGTACACCGCCATCGAAAAGACCGATTCGCCGCCATCGATGACGTTCTAA
- a CDS encoding alpha/beta fold hydrolase, whose product MDAQTFCDRQQTIQIDGIIDDELTVAYTDVGEGEPLLLLHGIPTWSYLFHEIIGPLSEHYRVIAPDMIGYGYSDRRDRFDRSIEMQADVVERLLAKLDIPSAHFVAHDIGGGVAMIVADRSPELVRSMVLSNSVAYDSWPVDEMLALGHPRNAKMKPEEMRQLLEKSFEFGLSRPERLTDEFREGIMKPYLEPEGIVSMVRNSASLNTNHTTPLTARLSGMSQPTLLLWGVDDRWQPVSTAERLVEDMPNAKLHAIKNCSHWVPQDAPEEYGNAILEFLNTQTHANRNTRTVGTA is encoded by the coding sequence ATGGACGCTCAAACCTTTTGCGATCGTCAACAGACAATTCAAATTGATGGAATCATCGACGATGAGCTCACCGTCGCCTACACCGACGTTGGCGAAGGCGAGCCTTTGTTGCTACTGCATGGCATTCCCACGTGGTCGTATCTCTTTCACGAGATCATCGGCCCACTGTCGGAGCACTATCGAGTCATTGCGCCGGACATGATCGGCTACGGATACTCCGATCGCCGTGACCGCTTTGATCGTTCCATCGAAATGCAAGCGGATGTCGTCGAGCGTCTTCTTGCAAAGCTTGACATCCCCAGCGCTCACTTTGTCGCCCATGACATCGGCGGCGGCGTGGCAATGATCGTAGCCGATCGCTCGCCGGAACTCGTCCGGTCGATGGTGCTTTCCAATAGCGTCGCATACGACAGTTGGCCGGTCGATGAGATGCTCGCTCTGGGACATCCTCGCAACGCGAAGATGAAGCCCGAGGAAATGAGGCAACTACTTGAGAAGAGTTTTGAGTTCGGTTTGTCTCGCCCCGAAAGACTGACGGACGAATTCCGAGAAGGAATCATGAAACCTTATCTCGAACCCGAGGGGATCGTCAGCATGGTGCGTAATTCGGCAAGTCTGAATACCAATCACACGACGCCGTTGACAGCACGGCTGAGCGGGATGTCGCAACCGACACTGTTGCTGTGGGGCGTCGATGATCGTTGGCAACCCGTCTCAACCGCCGAACGGTTAGTCGAAGACATGCCCAACGCAAAATTGCACGCGATCAAGAATTGTTCTCATTGGGTGCCGCAGGACGCGCCCGAGGAATACGGGAATGCGATTCTCGAATTTCTGAACACACAGACACATGCCAATCGCAATACGCGAACGGTTGGAACAGCTTGA
- a CDS encoding type II toxin-antitoxin system RelE/ParE family toxin — MDVRYAKEVRDDLLVSMAWLDERCVGLGDELETEFYAAVSVVQERPYSFASDHTGYRPSRLRRFTAVLYYRIESDIIVVMGLFVGGRDVSRLQDRGEP, encoded by the coding sequence ATGGATGTCCGTTACGCTAAGGAAGTTCGCGACGATTTGCTCGTTTCGATGGCTTGGCTGGATGAACGTTGCGTTGGACTGGGCGACGAATTGGAAACGGAATTCTATGCTGCAGTATCGGTCGTCCAGGAACGACCATACTCGTTCGCTTCGGATCATACTGGATATCGACCCAGCCGACTTCGTCGATTCACCGCCGTCCTCTACTATCGAATTGAATCTGACATCATTGTCGTGATGGGATTGTTCGTCGGTGGTCGTGATGTGTCTCGACTTCAAGATCGCGGGGAACCATGA
- a CDS encoding site-specific integrase has translation MTPYQKHPCELTRRMAEDMIIRNLAQSTIDAYTYHARRFAAFIAKPLGRATVEDVRTFQLYLIQQKKVAYSTFNQAVCTLRFLYQDRCREQLEAVEGWRLEEPSADSSKEAFAQSPDQVCEHCGSDRIELVQDTPKPSWAEIFWREDDRCPGWYADRQRESHRRLWTASYGTDFYDWYVETQVESAEGIEREPIAMVQLPLAGFTGDFGYPQSYLVDSF, from the coding sequence ATGACTCCGTATCAAAAACATCCCTGCGAACTCACTCGGCGAATGGCCGAGGACATGATCATTCGCAACTTAGCCCAGTCCACGATCGACGCCTACACCTATCACGCTCGACGCTTCGCTGCCTTCATCGCCAAGCCGCTGGGCCGAGCAACCGTCGAAGACGTTAGAACCTTCCAGCTTTACCTGATCCAACAAAAGAAGGTCGCCTACAGCACCTTCAACCAAGCGGTCTGCACGCTACGGTTTCTCTACCAAGATCGTTGCCGCGAGCAGCTGGAGGCAGTGGAGGGATGGCGACTTGAAGAACCATCAGCTGACTCGTCCAAGGAAGCGTTCGCCCAGTCGCCAGACCAAGTGTGCGAGCACTGCGGCAGCGACCGGATAGAACTGGTCCAAGATACGCCGAAGCCTTCATGGGCAGAGATCTTCTGGCGAGAGGACGATCGCTGCCCGGGGTGGTACGCCGACCGGCAACGGGAGTCGCATCGTCGTCTCTGGACGGCCAGCTACGGTACCGATTTTTACGATTGGTACGTGGAAACCCAGGTAGAAAGTGCAGAGGGAATCGAGCGGGAGCCAATCGCCATGGTTCAGTTGCCGCTGGCAGGATTTACGGGCGATTTCGGCTACCCCCAGTCGTATCTGGTAGACTCATTCTGA
- a CDS encoding PH domain-containing protein encodes MPTAVVTSVQEIGETTADRQPLAAEPEERILAKVHPAVFRTRILSSLVLGLAFLAAVVFMVLSVTGMAIAGYSFDDTKMLGPASILTWACAVTLVVAAGFIGYWMLMSRFTTLTVTDDRTIFQRGIISRETSEVQHDDVRNIQLDQTFIQRLLNVGDIGISSSGQDDLEVVAKQLPHPKRLIELIRENQE; translated from the coding sequence ATGCCAACCGCAGTCGTCACTTCGGTTCAGGAGATCGGCGAGACGACCGCCGACAGACAACCTTTAGCGGCCGAACCCGAAGAACGCATACTCGCCAAAGTCCATCCGGCTGTATTTCGCACGCGAATCCTGTCGTCGCTCGTCCTGGGTCTCGCCTTTTTGGCCGCGGTGGTTTTCATGGTGCTATCAGTCACTGGCATGGCCATTGCCGGCTATTCGTTCGATGACACCAAGATGCTCGGTCCCGCATCCATACTGACCTGGGCGTGTGCGGTGACTCTGGTGGTTGCTGCGGGATTCATCGGCTATTGGATGCTGATGAGTCGATTCACAACATTGACGGTTACCGATGATCGCACGATTTTCCAGCGAGGCATCATTTCCCGCGAAACATCGGAAGTTCAGCATGACGACGTACGGAATATTCAGCTTGACCAAACATTCATACAACGATTGTTGAATGTGGGTGACATTGGCATATCAAGCTCGGGGCAAGACGATCTAGAAGTTGTCGCCAAGCAACTCCCGCATCCGAAGCGACTCATTGAATTGATTCGCGAAAACCAAGAATAG
- a CDS encoding peroxiredoxin-like family protein, with product MTNQTQTRPSANPTLSQSLDDRAAANAAKSSDEVNKAYAAGIEKARATGIEKSAKQVGDAAVDAQLSGWDGESVKLSELWQDGPIVLMWYRGGWCPYCNIQLRAMQQSLEKIKSAGAKLVALTPELPEKAKETADANDLDMVALHDKNNMVARKYGIVFQLAEEIIPAYRDKLKLPEFNGTDAMELPLAATYVIDKSGVITYAFLDADYKKRAEPAEIIDAVKAAAK from the coding sequence ATGACCAATCAAACGCAAACACGACCGAGTGCAAACCCAACGCTATCCCAATCGCTGGACGATCGGGCTGCAGCCAACGCGGCAAAGTCTTCGGATGAAGTGAACAAAGCATACGCCGCAGGCATCGAAAAGGCCCGGGCAACCGGCATCGAGAAGTCTGCGAAACAGGTCGGCGATGCCGCAGTCGACGCCCAGCTATCGGGCTGGGATGGCGAGAGCGTCAAACTGAGCGAACTTTGGCAGGACGGGCCCATCGTGCTGATGTGGTACCGGGGAGGCTGGTGTCCTTACTGCAACATTCAGCTTCGTGCCATGCAGCAGAGCCTGGAGAAGATCAAGAGCGCCGGAGCAAAATTGGTCGCATTGACTCCAGAGTTGCCTGAGAAGGCAAAAGAAACGGCAGATGCGAATGATTTGGACATGGTCGCGCTGCATGACAAAAACAACATGGTCGCGCGAAAGTACGGCATCGTCTTTCAATTGGCAGAAGAAATCATTCCTGCGTATCGCGACAAGTTAAAGTTGCCCGAATTCAATGGCACCGACGCAATGGAACTGCCGCTTGCGGCGACGTACGTGATCGACAAATCCGGCGTAATCACGTACGCCTTTCTGGATGCGGATTACAAGAAACGAGCCGAACCAGCAGAGATAATCGACGCGGTGAAAGCCGCCGCAAAATAG
- a CDS encoding addiction module protein has translation MTVEQAISDIASLSLEEQLLVVQAIWDRMPQDAGTSLTDQQRAELDRRLASYQANPDSALTESQLRKQIRDSRS, from the coding sequence ATGACTGTCGAACAAGCCATTTCTGATATTGCATCCCTCTCATTGGAGGAGCAACTGCTGGTCGTGCAAGCAATTTGGGACCGCATGCCGCAAGACGCCGGTACATCACTGACTGACCAGCAACGCGCTGAACTCGACCGACGCTTAGCGAGCTACCAGGCAAATCCCGATTCCGCGCTGACCGAATCGCAACTACGTAAGCAAATCCGTGATTCCCGATCGTGA
- a CDS encoding phage integrase N-terminal SAM-like domain-containing protein, translating to MHHDSPPKASLRTHSADGRGHDHSQLGPVHDRRLHLSRSTLRCFHRQPLGRAAVEDVRTFQLYLIQQKKVAYSTFNQAVCTLRFLYQDRCREQLEAVEGWRLEEPSADSSKEAFAQSPDQVCEHCGSDRIELIQDTPKPSWAEIFWREDDRCPGWYADRQRESHRRLWTASYGTDFYDWYVETQVESAEGIEREPIAMVQLPLAGFTGDFGYPQSYLVDSF from the coding sequence ATGCACCATGACTCCCCACCAAAAGCATCCCTGCGAACTCACTCGGCGGATGGCCGAGGACATGATCATTCGCAACTTGGCCCAGTCCACGATCGACGCCTACACCTATCACGCTCGACGCTTCGCTGCTTTCATCGCCAACCGCTGGGCCGAGCAGCCGTCGAAGACGTTAGAACCTTCCAGCTTTACCTGATCCAACAAAAGAAGGTCGCCTACAGCACCTTCAACCAAGCGGTCTGCACGCTACGGTTTCTCTACCAAGATCGTTGCCGCGAGCAGCTGGAGGCAGTGGAGGGATGGCGACTTGAAGAACCATCAGCTGACTCGTCCAAGGAAGCGTTCGCCCAGTCGCCAGACCAAGTGTGCGAGCACTGCGGCAGCGACCGGATAGAACTGATCCAAGATACGCCGAAGCCTTCATGGGCAGAGATCTTTTGGCGAGAGGACGATCGCTGCCCGGGGTGGTACGCCGACCGGCAACGGGAGTCGCATCGTCGTCTCTGGACGGCCAGCTACGGTACCGATTTTTACGATTGGTACGTGGAAACCCAGGTAGAAAGTGCAGAGGGAATCGAGCGGGAGCCAATCGCCATGGTTCAGTTGCCGCTGGCAGGATTTACGGGCGATTTCGGCTACCCCCAGTCGTATCTGGTAGACTCATTCTGA
- the ltrA gene encoding group II intron reverse transcriptase/maturase, with translation MKPGNAGEGKAVRPTRVQDAESPTLSGGSTVLDRLERITERAKTHPEEVFSNLFSLLNYELLWYAFRRLKRGKVPGVDGVTVEDYEEDLEGNLRGLLDRLHRGSYRPNPSLRKNIPKGNGKTRPLGIACVEDKLVQRAMVMVLERIYEVDFYDFSYGFRPQRSCHQALSALGQSIATEKVNWISDADIEGFFDNVCHESLLELLQVRISDPKLLALVKRFLKAGVMIEGKLEATEEGVPQGSSLSPLLANVYLHHVLDDWFEREVKPRLQGQATLIRYADDFICCFGLESDARRYQAVLPKRLARYSLSVAQEKTKLLRFGRFAQRDSKRWGEGPPGTFDFLGFTHYCGRSRAGKFKLKRKTSGKKYRQKVVELRRWFKSQLDVPIGEMWQILNAKLRGHYQYYGINDNWPMLMAYRNKARVLVKRHLSRRSQNSYVNWTHLDRLCERHPLSNPRKLTDLIAMSRASVSAV, from the coding sequence ATGAAGCCGGGTAATGCTGGCGAAGGGAAGGCGGTCAGGCCAACACGCGTCCAAGACGCCGAATCGCCCACACTCAGTGGCGGGAGTACGGTTCTGGATCGTCTTGAACGCATCACCGAAAGAGCGAAAACGCACCCCGAAGAGGTTTTTAGTAATCTCTTTTCGCTGCTCAATTACGAGCTGCTGTGGTATGCGTTTCGCCGACTGAAGCGAGGGAAAGTGCCGGGGGTCGATGGCGTGACGGTGGAAGATTACGAGGAGGATCTGGAGGGCAACCTTCGTGGCCTGCTCGATCGACTTCATCGTGGCAGCTATCGCCCGAACCCAAGCTTGCGAAAGAACATCCCGAAAGGGAATGGGAAAACGCGACCTCTGGGGATCGCTTGCGTGGAAGACAAACTCGTCCAACGGGCGATGGTGATGGTCCTCGAGCGGATCTACGAAGTCGACTTTTACGACTTCTCGTATGGGTTCCGTCCGCAGCGATCATGCCACCAAGCGTTGTCGGCACTCGGTCAAAGCATCGCGACCGAGAAAGTGAACTGGATCAGTGACGCAGACATCGAAGGTTTCTTCGACAACGTGTGTCACGAGAGCCTCTTGGAACTGTTGCAAGTTCGCATCAGCGATCCCAAGCTGCTCGCTCTGGTAAAACGGTTTCTCAAAGCAGGTGTGATGATCGAAGGCAAACTGGAAGCAACCGAGGAGGGCGTTCCACAAGGTTCGAGCCTCTCTCCGCTGCTTGCGAACGTGTACCTGCATCACGTGTTGGACGATTGGTTCGAACGTGAAGTGAAGCCACGACTGCAAGGACAAGCGACTCTGATTCGGTATGCGGATGACTTCATCTGCTGTTTTGGATTGGAATCGGATGCGCGGAGATACCAAGCGGTCCTGCCGAAACGACTTGCCCGGTATTCGCTGTCAGTCGCCCAGGAGAAGACAAAGTTGCTCCGATTCGGTCGTTTTGCCCAGCGTGATTCCAAACGCTGGGGCGAAGGTCCTCCGGGAACTTTTGACTTCCTGGGATTCACTCATTACTGCGGGCGCAGCCGCGCTGGAAAGTTCAAGCTGAAACGGAAGACGTCGGGGAAGAAGTATCGGCAGAAGGTCGTGGAACTGCGTCGCTGGTTCAAGAGTCAGTTGGACGTTCCGATCGGCGAGATGTGGCAGATCCTTAACGCGAAGCTTCGCGGTCACTACCAGTACTACGGTATCAATGACAATTGGCCGATGCTGATGGCGTACCGCAACAAGGCCCGCGTGCTGGTCAAGCGTCACCTCAGTCGTCGGAGCCAGAACAGCTACGTGAACTGGACGCACCTGGATCGTCTGTGCGAGCGACATCCCTTGTCGAATCCGCGGAAGCTCACGGACCTGATCGCGATGTCTCGTGCGTCGGTGAGTGCTGTGTGA